From Pseudomonadota bacterium, a single genomic window includes:
- a CDS encoding triose-phosphate isomerase — protein MTKYVLANWKAHKSMSEAEAWLEKFCQLYRPNPQVEVIIAP, from the coding sequence ATGACAAAATATGTATTGGCAAACTGGAAGGCCCATAAATCCATGTCCGAAGCTGAAGCATGGCTTGAAAAGTTCTGTCAGTTGTATCGTCCCAATCCCCAGGTAGAAGTAATCATCGCCCCAC